The following is a genomic window from Caproiciproducens sp. CPB-2.
GGCCAGGAACGCCGAACTGAAAACGGCGAAATCCTTCTCGGCCACCCTGCTTTGGATGGATGACCAAAAGCTGGTTCCCGGAAAGGATTACTGGATCAAGCTGGGGACAAAGCTGCTCCCCGCCATTGTGACCGGAATCCGCCATAAGGTGGACGTAAACAGCGGCGCGCTGCTTTCCGCCAGCTCGGTTACCAAAAATGAAATCGTCCGGTGCGAGATTGTGCTTTCCGAACCGGCGGTGCTGGATGAATTCCGTCTGCACAAAACGCTGGGCGAGCTGATTTTAATCGACCGGATCACCCACGCCACAGCCGCCTGCGGCGTCATCGAGGCTGCGGGGGACGGAAAGCGGGACGGCGTTTTCCTGCGCGACGGTTCCGACAAGCTGAAAATCAACCTTTTCGACCGTTTTTACTATCATGCGGACGTCCATACCGTTCTGCGGCACAGCCCTTCTCCGGTCACCTATGCAAAGGGGGACGCGCTGCCCCTGCAGAGCGGAGCCTTCGCATATCCTCCCGATTTCGACCTGGCGTCCGACTTTGGCTTTGCCAACATCCGGGGCGGCGTTTTTGCCGGGTTTGGTCCGCGTGAACGCCGATACCCCCTGCTGGACGCAAACGGCATTGAATTGGAAACCAACCCGCCGCGGGACTTTGGAAAGTACCGCAGGGTGATGGTTTGGGAGAAAGATTATGAGATTTGACACAAATCCGCCGTACGGCGGATTTGGTGGAGCGATTCCCAAAATACAAGAAAGCGGTGATTTTGAATGGCGACGGATTACAAAGCATTAAAAAACGGCGGATTCATGAGGCAGGTGCAGAAAAACAATTTTTCCCTCCGGCTGAAGGTGGTGGGCGGCAACCTCACTGCCGACCAGCTTTTGACTGTCGCTGAGATCAGCAAAAAATACGGCGACGGATACGTGCACCTTACCTCCCGGCAGGGAGTGGAGATTCCCTTCATCAAGCTGGACGATGTGGAGCCGGTCAAGGCGGAACTGAAAGCGGGGGGCGTCGACACCGGCGTGTGCGGGCCCCGCGTACGCACGGTCACAGCCTGTCAGGGCAGCAAAATCTGCTCCTCCGGCTGCATCGACACCTACTCGCTGGCGGTGGAAATTTCCGACCGTTATTTTGGCCGGGCGCTGCCCCATAAGTTCAAATTCGGGATCACCGGCTGCATGAACAACTGCCTCAAGGCCGAGGAAAACGATCTGGGCATCAAGGGCGGCTACGCGGTCGAGTGGATTCCGGATGCCTGCACCCTCTGCGGCGTGTGCTCGAAAGCCTGCCGGGAAGGGGCCATCACCCAAACCGACAGCGAGATTTTGCTGGACGAAAGCAAATGCAACCATTGCGGCCGGTGCGTGAAATCCTGTCCCTTTGACGCGTGGAAGGGCGAACCGGGATATCTTCTTTCTTTCGGCGGCACCTTCGGAAACCTGATTGCCAAGGGAGAGCAGTTTTTACCCATTATCCATGACAAGGAGACGCTGTTCCGGGTGGCCGACGCGGCCTTGGCGTTTTTCGATCAACACGCAAAGCCCAGCGAACGTTTCCGGGTGGCCGTCGACCGGGCCGGCTGGGACGTATTCCAAGCGGAAATGGAGGCGGCGTACCGTGGGTGAATACCTCATTGATGAAACGGTGGATATCACGGATGTGGTTTGCCCGGTGACCTTTGTCAAGGCAAAGGTCGCGCTGGAGGAACTGGACGAGGGACAGATCCTCTCTATTCGAATGAATGACGGCGAACCGGTGCAGAACGTGCCCCGCAGCGTCAAAGAGGAGGGGCATCAGATTCTGAAGCTCACCGACAACGGCGACGGCACCTATAACCTCATTGTCCGGAAGACGGCCGGTTAAGCGCCGGTCAGACAATCAGCAGAACCCGGATACGCCAGCTCCATAAAAGTTTGCAGGCAAAAAAGCAATACGTGAAACGATCAATTGAATTTTGGAGGAGTCAAAATGAAACTTACCGTTGCCGGAGCCCCGAAAGAATACGCCGAGGGCTTGACTGTAGCCCAGCTGATCGAACGGGAGCAGGTGGAAACACCGGAGTATGTTACCGTGTCGGTCAACGATGAATTTATTAAGAAGGACACTTTTTCCGAAACCGTTTTAAAGGACGGCGATATCGTGGAGTTCCTGTACTTTATGGGAGGAGGGCAATCCTGATGGCTTTTACCAACGAACAGCTGGAACGCTACTCCCGCCATATTATCCTGTCCGAAGTGGGCGTGAAGGGGCAGAAGAAGCTGCTGAACGCCAAGGTGCTGATCATCGGGGCGGGGGGCCTGGGCGCGCCCGCCGCTCTCTACCTGGCCGCCGCCGGAGTGGGGACCATCGGCGTCGCCGACGCCGACGAGGTGGACTTGTCCAACCTTCAGCGGCAGGTCATTCATACCACCCCGGACTTGGGCAAGGCAAAGGTGCAGTCTGCCAGAGAGACCATGGAGGCCATCAATCCGGACATTACGGTCAACACTTACCGTACCTTTGTGTCGGCGGACAACATCATGAAGCTGATCGCGGATTATGATTTCATCATCGACGGCACCGACAATTTCCCCGCGAAATTCCTTATCAACGACGCCTGTGTGCTGGCCGGAAAGCCTTTTTCCCACGCGGGGATCATCCGCTTCCGGGGCCAGCTTATGACCTATGTGCCGGGGCAGGGCCCGTGCTACCGCTGCGTTTTCAAAGAGCCGCCCCCGCCGGACGCGGTGCCCACCTGCAGGCAGGCCGGGGTCATCGGGGCCATGGGGGGCGTGATCGGCTCCCTGCAGGCTATGGAAGCGGTCAAATACATCATCGGCAAAGGGGAGCTCCTGACCGGGTACCTGCTGACTTATGACGCCCTCAAAATGGAGTTTCGCAAAATCAAGCTGCCGCCGGCGAAGGACTGCGCCGTCTG
Proteins encoded in this region:
- a CDS encoding 4Fe-4S binding protein, which gives rise to MATDYKALKNGGFMRQVQKNNFSLRLKVVGGNLTADQLLTVAEISKKYGDGYVHLTSRQGVEIPFIKLDDVEPVKAELKAGGVDTGVCGPRVRTVTACQGSKICSSGCIDTYSLAVEISDRYFGRALPHKFKFGITGCMNNCLKAEENDLGIKGGYAVEWIPDACTLCGVCSKACREGAITQTDSEILLDESKCNHCGRCVKSCPFDAWKGEPGYLLSFGGTFGNLIAKGEQFLPIIHDKETLFRVADAALAFFDQHAKPSERFRVAVDRAGWDVFQAEMEAAYRG
- a CDS encoding sulfurtransferase TusA family protein, with amino-acid sequence MGEYLIDETVDITDVVCPVTFVKAKVALEELDEGQILSIRMNDGEPVQNVPRSVKEEGHQILKLTDNGDGTYNLIVRKTAG
- a CDS encoding HesA/MoeB/ThiF family protein, producing MAFTNEQLERYSRHIILSEVGVKGQKKLLNAKVLIIGAGGLGAPAALYLAAAGVGTIGVADADEVDLSNLQRQVIHTTPDLGKAKVQSARETMEAINPDITVNTYRTFVSADNIMKLIADYDFIIDGTDNFPAKFLINDACVLAGKPFSHAGIIRFRGQLMTYVPGQGPCYRCVFKEPPPPDAVPTCRQAGVIGAMGGVIGSLQAMEAVKYIIGKGELLTGYLLTYDALKMEFRKIKLPPAKDCAVCGEHPTILKPFDYEQAVCDLK
- the thiS gene encoding sulfur carrier protein ThiS → MKLTVAGAPKEYAEGLTVAQLIEREQVETPEYVTVSVNDEFIKKDTFSETVLKDGDIVEFLYFMGGGQS